One Prosthecobacter vanneervenii genomic window carries:
- the rpsP gene encoding 30S ribosomal protein S16, with the protein MAVVIRLRQEGQKGRPVFRIVAADQRFPKEGRFLEVLGSYDPQKGPKAATVKLDRVNAWISQGAKPSDTVKSLIKHAAAASA; encoded by the coding sequence ATGGCAGTTGTCATCCGTCTCCGTCAAGAAGGCCAAAAAGGCCGTCCCGTCTTCCGTATCGTTGCGGCTGACCAGCGCTTCCCCAAGGAAGGCCGTTTCCTCGAAGTGCTTGGCTCCTATGACCCCCAGAAGGGCCCGAAGGCAGCCACTGTGAAGCTGGACCGCGTAAACGCCTGGATCTCCCAGGGCGCCAAGCCCTCTGACACAGTCAAGAGCCTGATCAAGCACGCCGCCGCAGCCTCGGCTTAA
- a CDS encoding KH domain-containing protein yields MDAPEALREFLSYVVANLIDHPQQATIAIGTNTNGAVTYRVQLAPEDVRHVIGKNGMTISALRSLLNTAAAKHGIKISLKVGSAREEDAEAAGDGETPQTEA; encoded by the coding sequence ATGGACGCGCCGGAAGCCCTCCGCGAGTTCCTTTCCTACGTGGTGGCGAATTTGATCGACCACCCTCAGCAGGCGACGATTGCCATCGGCACCAATACCAACGGTGCCGTTACTTATCGTGTGCAACTAGCACCTGAAGATGTGCGTCATGTCATTGGCAAAAACGGCATGACCATCAGCGCCCTGCGCTCCCTGCTGAACACCGCTGCCGCCAAGCACGGTATCAAAATCTCCCTGAAAGTCGGCTCCGCACGCGAAGAAGATGCGGAAGCCGCCGGGGATGGAGAAACGCCTCAAACTGAGGCGTAA
- a CDS encoding pyridoxamine 5'-phosphate oxidase family protein yields the protein MSRPQPKPVDPAEVPQLAQATMRAAKFPMLATVDGDQPRVRPVSPVRTDGFTVYVANLRRYGKTQELAANAKAELCYKDEQDNQVRITATAEVVTERPLLEEIWNSNPLLRAYLGSIDNPELIIYRFVPNRARYMREWALEYFEVPLAAHP from the coding sequence ATGTCACGCCCCCAACCCAAGCCCGTTGATCCCGCTGAAGTGCCCCAGCTAGCGCAAGCCACCATGCGTGCGGCCAAGTTTCCCATGCTGGCCACAGTGGATGGAGACCAGCCGCGTGTGCGCCCGGTGTCTCCGGTGCGCACGGATGGCTTCACGGTGTATGTGGCCAACCTGCGCCGCTATGGCAAAACGCAGGAACTGGCTGCCAATGCGAAGGCGGAACTGTGCTACAAAGATGAGCAGGACAACCAGGTGCGCATCACGGCCACAGCAGAGGTGGTGACCGAGCGACCGCTGCTGGAGGAAATCTGGAACTCGAATCCGCTGCTGCGTGCGTATCTGGGCAGCATCGACAATCCGGAACTCATTATTTACCGATTTGTGCCAAATCGGGCACGCTACATGCGAGAGTGGGCTTTGGAGTACTTTGAGGTGCCGCTCGCGGCGCACCCATGA
- the crcB gene encoding fluoride efflux transporter CrcB — translation MKNVVLIFLGGGFGSVLRYYTVIGMARLLPKAAFPWGVLTANLCGSFILGFLFALPAMKDKGSGPWLFAATGVLGGYTTFSTLANDSWLLLLNQHSWLALFNAIGSILLGITAAACGWWAGSRLA, via the coding sequence ATGAAAAACGTTGTGTTGATCTTCCTTGGCGGGGGCTTCGGCTCGGTGCTTCGCTATTACACCGTGATCGGCATGGCCCGTCTGCTGCCCAAGGCGGCCTTTCCCTGGGGCGTGCTCACCGCCAACCTCTGCGGCAGCTTCATCCTCGGTTTCCTCTTTGCGCTCCCTGCCATGAAGGACAAAGGCAGCGGTCCCTGGCTCTTTGCCGCCACGGGCGTGCTGGGCGGCTACACCACCTTTTCCACACTGGCCAATGACTCCTGGCTGCTGCTGCTCAACCAGCATTCCTGGCTGGCACTATTCAATGCCATTGGCAGCATTCTGCTTGGCATCACCGCCGCCGCCTGCGGTTGGTGGGCGGGCAGTCGGCTGGCTTGA
- a CDS encoding AI-2E family transporter — translation MKNLPTAFQRQVLWTAITALSIAVIGWLAVTLIDKVTQVLAFLQPILVPFAVAGVLAYLLEPGVEWLERKGLSRHRSVLLAFAVFTLAIGGLGWWIVVKLGDPTRHLAERVPVYYSKAQHAVVNFAAKIEKEYSIKLLPEAEPALDKATPEASSANTAPAPATTAPLAAATSQPTTTANSAAAEGDFDFQALLRGDWVKTNLPKVPGIIWGFVRTSVGGFLGVFGFVLSFIIVPLYLYYFLIESSKIQKQWSDYLPLRASAFKDEVVSCLNEINSYLVAFFRGQLFVSVINGIATGIGLMIVGLDFGLLIGLALCVAGIIPYVGIAVCWIPAVVIASVQGGSALVPADPWWVMPLVVTGVFALVQQIDALFITPRIVGEAVGLHPMTVIASVLVWGLLLGGLLGAILAVPLTASVKVLFQRYVWRARIAPQTIGGSRREEEVSV, via the coding sequence ATGAAAAATCTTCCCACTGCATTTCAGCGTCAGGTGTTATGGACTGCCATCACCGCGCTCTCGATCGCTGTCATTGGCTGGTTGGCTGTCACACTGATCGACAAGGTCACGCAGGTCCTCGCTTTTTTGCAGCCTATTCTCGTGCCCTTTGCCGTGGCAGGCGTGCTGGCCTACCTGCTTGAGCCGGGCGTTGAGTGGCTGGAGCGCAAAGGCCTGAGCCGGCATAGATCCGTGCTGCTGGCGTTTGCGGTCTTCACGCTGGCTATTGGCGGCTTGGGCTGGTGGATCGTGGTGAAGCTGGGAGACCCCACTCGCCACCTCGCAGAGCGTGTGCCGGTTTACTACTCCAAGGCCCAGCATGCGGTGGTGAATTTTGCGGCGAAGATCGAAAAAGAATACAGCATCAAACTCCTGCCTGAAGCTGAGCCTGCGTTGGACAAGGCCACTCCTGAAGCGTCCTCAGCAAATACTGCGCCTGCTCCTGCAACCACGGCTCCTCTGGCAGCTGCTACTTCTCAGCCGACCACGACTGCGAACAGCGCTGCGGCCGAAGGTGATTTTGATTTCCAAGCCCTGCTGCGTGGCGACTGGGTTAAGACAAATCTGCCCAAGGTTCCCGGCATCATCTGGGGCTTTGTGCGCACCAGCGTGGGCGGGTTCCTCGGCGTGTTCGGCTTCGTTCTCTCCTTCATCATCGTGCCGCTGTATCTCTACTACTTCCTTATCGAGAGCTCCAAGATCCAGAAACAATGGTCAGATTACCTGCCGCTGCGCGCATCCGCCTTCAAAGACGAGGTGGTCAGCTGCCTCAATGAGATCAACAGCTACCTCGTGGCCTTCTTCCGCGGCCAGCTCTTTGTCAGCGTCATCAATGGCATTGCCACAGGCATCGGCCTGATGATTGTAGGACTGGACTTCGGGCTGCTGATCGGGCTGGCCCTCTGCGTGGCGGGCATCATTCCCTACGTGGGCATTGCCGTCTGCTGGATCCCGGCTGTCGTCATTGCCTCCGTGCAGGGTGGCAGCGCCCTGGTCCCTGCGGACCCTTGGTGGGTCATGCCGCTGGTCGTCACAGGGGTCTTCGCCCTCGTGCAGCAGATTGATGCCCTCTTCATCACCCCGCGCATCGTAGGAGAGGCCGTGGGGCTGCATCCCATGACGGTCATCGCCTCCGTGCTCGTTTGGGGCCTTCTGCTAGGCGGTCTCCTCGGTGCCATCCTGGCGGTGCCCCTCACGGCTTCGGTCAAGGTGCTCTTCCAGCGGTATGTCTGGCGTGCTCGCATCGCCCCGCAGACGATCGGCGGCTCGCGCCGCGAGGAAGAGGTGTCTGTCTAA
- a CDS encoding DUF1501 domain-containing protein, whose product MKNHLLSRRNFLGQSVSGLSGIALTSLLAQKGLLANDPIRPRIDPAHPYAPRPPHFEPRAKNVLVIFCSGALSHVDTFDYKPELVKRHGMPLPGAADLITFQGAQGNLVKPIWDFKPRGQSGKMISDLVPNIAEFADDMCFIHSMTAKSNTHGPAENQMSTGYILDGFPGIGSWVTYALGSECDDMPAFVAIPDPRGVPQIGPRHWNSGFLPAAFQGTAFNASKPIPNLIRPTSVSEAADRDTRAFVNLLNKRQAQEHPADSDLAARISSYELAARMQIAASEVGNLTGESKATLDLYGVNDSNETKAGFAKNCLLARRLIERGVRFVQLFNGSYAMGEGVGNWDGHKTIEKQYSMHGPILDQPVAGLLKDLKARGLLQDTLVAFVTEFGRMPTFQKGANGRDHNPKGFTVWLAGAGVKKGFSYGATDEFGYKAAENVSTIYDLHATILHLLGIDHERLSYYNNGIERRLTDVHGHVIKQVLA is encoded by the coding sequence ATGAAAAACCATCTTCTCTCACGCCGGAATTTCCTCGGGCAAAGTGTCAGCGGTCTAAGCGGCATCGCACTAACCTCTCTGCTGGCACAGAAGGGCCTGCTGGCCAATGATCCGATCCGCCCGCGCATTGATCCGGCACACCCGTATGCGCCGCGTCCGCCGCACTTTGAACCGCGTGCGAAAAATGTGCTGGTCATTTTCTGCTCAGGAGCGCTGAGTCATGTGGACACGTTTGATTACAAGCCGGAGCTGGTGAAGCGCCACGGCATGCCGCTGCCAGGGGCGGCGGATTTGATCACCTTTCAAGGCGCACAGGGAAATCTGGTGAAGCCGATCTGGGATTTCAAGCCACGCGGACAGAGCGGCAAGATGATCAGCGACCTGGTGCCGAACATCGCAGAGTTTGCGGATGACATGTGCTTCATCCACTCGATGACGGCCAAATCGAACACGCACGGCCCGGCGGAGAATCAGATGAGCACGGGCTACATTCTGGATGGATTCCCCGGCATCGGCTCCTGGGTGACGTATGCGCTGGGCTCGGAGTGCGATGACATGCCAGCCTTTGTGGCGATTCCTGATCCGCGCGGTGTGCCGCAGATCGGGCCGAGGCATTGGAACTCGGGATTCCTGCCTGCGGCGTTTCAGGGCACCGCCTTTAATGCGAGCAAACCGATCCCGAATCTGATCCGCCCCACGAGCGTGAGCGAGGCGGCCGACCGTGACACGCGGGCGTTTGTGAATCTGCTGAACAAGCGGCAGGCGCAGGAGCATCCGGCAGATAGTGACCTGGCGGCACGCATCTCCTCCTATGAACTCGCGGCACGCATGCAGATCGCTGCGTCTGAGGTGGGAAATCTGACAGGCGAGAGCAAGGCCACGCTGGACCTCTACGGCGTGAACGACAGCAACGAGACGAAGGCCGGGTTTGCCAAAAACTGCCTGCTGGCGCGTCGGCTGATCGAGCGCGGGGTGCGATTTGTGCAGCTCTTCAACGGCTCCTACGCCATGGGCGAAGGAGTGGGCAACTGGGACGGGCACAAGACGATTGAGAAGCAGTACTCGATGCACGGCCCCATCCTGGATCAGCCGGTGGCCGGGCTGCTGAAGGACCTGAAAGCGCGCGGGCTGCTGCAGGATACGCTGGTGGCCTTTGTGACGGAATTTGGGCGCATGCCCACCTTTCAGAAGGGGGCGAACGGGCGTGACCACAACCCGAAGGGCTTTACCGTCTGGCTGGCCGGGGCCGGGGTGAAAAAGGGTTTCAGCTACGGGGCGACGGACGAATTTGGCTACAAGGCGGCCGAAAACGTGAGCACCATCTATGACCTGCATGCCACGATTTTGCACCTGCTGGGCATTGATCACGAGCGCCTGAGCTACTACAACAATGGCATCGAACGGAGGCTGACGGATGTGCATGGGCACGTGATCAAGCAGGTGCTGGCCTGA